From the Peromyscus leucopus breed LL Stock chromosome 8b, UCI_PerLeu_2.1, whole genome shotgun sequence genome, one window contains:
- the LOC114691579 gene encoding LOW QUALITY PROTEIN: olfactory receptor 139-like (The sequence of the model RefSeq protein was modified relative to this genomic sequence to represent the inferred CDS: inserted 1 base in 1 codon) — translation MEPGAWENRTTVTEFILLGLTGNVRLQLVLFVVFFFAYIVTVGGNFSILAAIFVEPKLHTPMYYFLGNLSLLDIXCISVTVPPMLACLLAHQCIVPYTACISQLFFFHLLAGVDCHLLTAMAYDRYLAICQPLTYSTRMSREVQGTLVGICCTISFINALTHTVAVSVLDFCGPNVVNHFYCDLPPLFQLSCSSIYLNGQLLFVGATFMGVVPMILISVSYAHVAAAVLRIRSAEGRKKAFSTCGSHLTVVCIFYGTGFFSYMRLGSVSASDKDKGIGIFNTILNPMLNPVIYSLRNPDVQGALKRVLTGKRHLV, via the exons ATGGAGCCAGGTGCCTGGGAAAACAGGACAACTGTCACTGAATTCATCCTTCTTGGCCTAACAGGAAATGTAAGGCTACAACTTGTCCTTTTTGTTGTCTTCTTCTTTGCCTATATTGTCACAGTTGGGGGTAACTTTAGCATCTTGGCTGCCATCTTTGTGGAACCCAAACTCCACACTCCTATGTACTACTTCCTGGGGAATCTATCTCTGTTGGACA GGTGCATCAGTGTCACTGTTCCTCCAATGCTGGCCTGTCTCCTGGCTCACCAATGCATAGTTCCCTACACTGCCTGCATTTCACAGCTCTTCTTCTTCCACCTACTGGCAGGCGTTGACTGTCATCTCTTGacagccatggcctatgaccgctaccTGGCCATCTGCCAGCCCCTCACCTATAGCACCCGTATGAGCCGTGAAGTACAGGGCACACTGGTGGGCATTTGCTGTACCATCTCCTTCATTAATGCTCTGACTCACACAGTGGCTGTGTCAGTGCTGGACTTCTGTGGCCCTAATGTGGTCAACCACTTCTACTGTGACCTACCACCCCTTTTCCAGCTCTCCTGCTCCAGCATCTACCTCAATGGGCAGCTGCTTTTCGTTGGAGCCACTTTCATGGGAGTAGTCCCCATGATCCTTATCTCAGTGTCTTATGCCCACGTGGCAGCTGCAGTACTAAGGATCCGCTCTgcagaggggagaaagaaagcattttccaCATGTGGCTCCCACCTCACTGTGGTCTGTATCTTTTATGGAACTGGCTTCTTTAGTTACATGCGTCTAGGTTCTGTCTCAGCCTCAGACAAGGACAAGGGCATTGGGATCTTCAATACTATCCTCAATCCCATGCTTAACCCGGTTATCTACAGCCTTCGGAACCCAGATGTACAAGGTGCTCTGAAGAGGGTGCTGACAGGAAAGAGGCATCTGGTGTGA